A stretch of the Agromyces larvae genome encodes the following:
- a CDS encoding LacI family DNA-binding transcriptional regulator, with protein sequence MAAIGDVARLAGVSKATASRALSGKGHVADSTRRRVERAAAEIGYIASPDAASLVTGRTKNVGVVIPFVNAWFFGEVLEGIERALIGAGYDLTLYNVPPGGDARAKVFDFFLARKRVDAVIAVGVDLAEHEVAVLDRRDKPVLCLGGRAPGAARLAIDDRAAAQLATEHLLHLGHTRIAHVAGSGAAASPHSVPGERRHGFLDAMAAAGLAPGGRSNIVESAMTMPGGYAAALQLLGQPGVRPTAVVACSDEVAFGTLRAAERLGIDVPGELSVIGIDGHEYAEMFGLTTVEQYPEEQGRLAVEVVLRLIARGDDPDPLPDSGAPLPTRLVVRSSTSRPRR encoded by the coding sequence ATGGCTGCGATCGGCGACGTCGCGCGCCTGGCCGGCGTGTCGAAGGCGACCGCGTCGAGGGCGCTGTCGGGCAAGGGGCACGTCGCCGACAGCACGCGTCGGCGGGTCGAGCGCGCGGCCGCCGAGATCGGCTACATCGCGTCGCCCGACGCGGCGAGCCTCGTGACGGGGCGCACGAAGAACGTCGGCGTCGTGATCCCGTTCGTGAACGCGTGGTTCTTCGGCGAGGTGCTCGAGGGCATCGAGCGCGCCCTGATCGGGGCGGGCTACGACCTCACGCTGTACAACGTGCCGCCCGGCGGCGACGCGCGGGCGAAGGTGTTCGACTTCTTCCTGGCGCGCAAGCGCGTCGACGCGGTGATCGCCGTCGGCGTCGACCTGGCCGAGCACGAGGTGGCGGTGCTCGATCGGCGCGACAAGCCGGTGCTGTGCCTCGGCGGCCGCGCCCCCGGTGCGGCGCGGCTCGCGATCGACGACCGCGCCGCCGCGCAGCTGGCCACCGAGCATCTGCTGCACCTCGGCCATACCCGCATCGCGCACGTCGCGGGTTCGGGCGCGGCGGCGTCGCCGCACAGCGTGCCCGGCGAGCGCCGGCACGGGTTCCTCGATGCGATGGCCGCCGCGGGGCTCGCGCCCGGCGGGCGGTCGAACATCGTGGAGTCCGCGATGACGATGCCCGGCGGGTACGCGGCTGCGCTGCAGTTGCTGGGCCAGCCGGGGGTGCGCCCGACGGCCGTGGTCGCGTGTTCCGACGAGGTGGCGTTCGGCACCTTGCGCGCCGCCGAGCGGCTCGGCATCGACGTGCCCGGCGAACTCTCGGTGATCGGCATCGACGGCCACGAGTACGCCGAGATGTTCGGCCTCACGACGGTGGAGCAGTACCCCGAGGAGCAGGGCCGGCTGGCGGTGGAGGTGGTGCTCCGGCTGATCGCCCGCGGCGACGACCCCGACCCGCTGCCCGATTCGGGCGCCCCGTTGCCGACCCGGCTGGTCGTGCGGTCCAGCACGAGCCGACCGCGCCGATGA
- a CDS encoding ABC transporter substrate-binding protein, whose product MRGISRRRVGIAAAIGAVSVLALTSCAGSDPGGSTESELTLSDEPVTLSFTWWGNDTRHAITEELIATFEEEYPNITIEPQYTDWAGYWDKLSTSVAAGDTPDIIQMDEKQLSTYAANGVLADLGGYSSILGTEDFPAAVLGTGALDGTQYGIPIGINSYTIMANKTILEQNGIDLPDDETWTWDDFIDTALAVSEATGGSVVGTQSWGFEDGGLNNWLRQRGSALYTTDGGVAATEEDLASWWQFLLDATEAGATPDPAATIERETGGLAESFTATNASAFGPWWSNQVQALRDASGKDLVALRVPALDDAPDGWAYYKPSMFWSASAKTEHPAEVATFLDWLSNSEEAADLLLAERGVPANEKIREYITPKLDEVNQAVVTFLDDLAPLVGDAPPATPPGGGAIETIIDQHTQRVLFGELTPEEAAKSFIDELQTALDDAAI is encoded by the coding sequence ATGCGAGGCATCTCTCGCCGCCGGGTCGGCATCGCCGCCGCCATCGGCGCGGTGTCCGTGCTCGCGCTCACGTCGTGCGCCGGCAGCGACCCCGGCGGATCGACCGAGTCCGAGCTGACCCTCTCCGACGAACCCGTGACGCTCTCGTTCACGTGGTGGGGCAACGACACCCGCCACGCGATCACCGAGGAGCTCATCGCGACGTTCGAGGAGGAGTACCCGAACATCACGATCGAACCGCAGTACACCGACTGGGCGGGCTACTGGGACAAGCTGTCGACCTCGGTCGCCGCAGGCGACACCCCCGACATCATCCAGATGGACGAGAAGCAGCTCTCGACGTACGCCGCCAACGGCGTGCTCGCCGACCTCGGCGGCTACTCGTCGATCCTCGGCACCGAGGACTTCCCCGCGGCGGTGCTCGGTACCGGCGCCCTCGACGGCACCCAGTACGGCATCCCGATCGGCATCAACTCGTACACGATCATGGCCAACAAGACGATCCTCGAGCAGAACGGCATCGATCTGCCCGACGACGAGACCTGGACGTGGGACGACTTCATCGACACCGCGCTCGCGGTGTCGGAGGCGACCGGCGGCTCGGTCGTCGGCACCCAGTCGTGGGGCTTCGAGGACGGCGGCCTGAACAACTGGCTGCGTCAGCGCGGCAGCGCGCTCTACACCACGGACGGCGGCGTGGCCGCCACCGAGGAGGACCTCGCGTCCTGGTGGCAGTTCCTGCTGGATGCCACGGAGGCCGGCGCCACGCCCGACCCGGCGGCGACCATCGAACGGGAGACGGGCGGCCTCGCCGAGTCGTTCACCGCGACCAACGCGTCGGCGTTCGGCCCGTGGTGGTCGAACCAGGTGCAGGCGCTGCGCGACGCGAGCGGCAAGGACCTGGTGGCCCTGCGCGTGCCCGCGCTCGACGACGCGCCCGACGGATGGGCCTACTACAAGCCCTCGATGTTCTGGTCGGCGTCGGCCAAGACCGAGCACCCGGCCGAGGTCGCGACGTTCCTCGACTGGCTGTCGAACAGCGAGGAGGCGGCCGACCTGCTGCTCGCCGAGCGCGGTGTGCCGGCGAACGAGAAGATCCGCGAGTACATCACGCCGAAGCTCGACGAGGTGAACCAGGCCGTGGTGACCTTCCTCGACGACCTCGCCCCGCTCGTCGGCGATGCACCGCCCGCCACGCCCCCGGGCGGCGGTGCGATCGAGACGATCATCGACCAGCACACCCAGCGCGTGCTGTTCGGCGAGCTCACCCCCGAGGAGGCGGCGAAGAGCTTCATCGACGAGTTGCAGACCGCGCTCGACGACGCAGCGATCTAG
- a CDS encoding carbohydrate ABC transporter permease, with amino-acid sequence MSALGELRSLKGAGGSRQKKQNRAAFVFLTPWFLGLAIVTVGPMIASLVLAFTKYNLLSPPRFTGLANIEKMFEDERLHTSLGVTFQYVFVSVPLQLALALLLAVVLDRGLRGLAFYRSAFYLPSLLGASVAIAMLWRQIFGVDGLVNVVLGWFGIEGQGWISSPDTALGTLVLLNVWTFGSPMVIFLAGLRQIPAMYYEAAAVDGANRRQQFWRITLPMLTPIIFFNLVLQIIHAFQSFTQAFIVSGGTGGPVDSTLFYTLYLYQKGFTNLDMGYASAMAWLLLLIIAAFTAINFWASKYWVFYDDQD; translated from the coding sequence ATGAGCGCGCTCGGCGAGCTCCGCAGCCTGAAAGGCGCGGGAGGCTCCCGCCAGAAGAAGCAGAACCGCGCCGCCTTCGTGTTCCTCACGCCGTGGTTCCTGGGCCTCGCGATCGTCACCGTCGGCCCGATGATCGCGTCGCTGGTGCTGGCGTTCACGAAGTACAACCTGCTGAGTCCGCCGCGGTTCACCGGGCTGGCGAACATCGAGAAGATGTTCGAGGACGAGCGGCTGCACACCTCCCTCGGGGTGACCTTCCAGTACGTGTTCGTCTCGGTGCCGTTGCAGCTCGCCCTCGCGCTGCTGCTCGCGGTCGTGCTCGACCGCGGGCTGCGCGGGCTCGCGTTCTACCGGTCGGCGTTCTATCTGCCGTCACTGCTCGGGGCATCCGTGGCGATCGCGATGCTCTGGCGGCAGATCTTCGGCGTCGACGGCCTCGTGAACGTCGTCCTCGGCTGGTTCGGCATCGAGGGGCAGGGCTGGATCTCCAGCCCCGACACGGCGCTCGGCACACTGGTCCTCCTGAACGTGTGGACCTTCGGCTCGCCGATGGTGATCTTCCTCGCCGGCCTGCGGCAGATCCCGGCGATGTACTACGAGGCCGCCGCCGTCGACGGCGCCAACCGTCGCCAGCAGTTCTGGCGCATCACGCTGCCGATGCTGACGCCGATCATCTTCTTCAACCTGGTGCTGCAGATCATCCACGCGTTCCAGTCGTTCACCCAGGCGTTCATCGTCTCGGGCGGCACCGGCGGACCGGTCGACTCGACCCTCTTCTACACGCTGTACCTCTACCAGAAGGGGTTCACGAACCTCGACATGGGCTACGCATCGGCGATGGCGTGGCTGCTCCTGCTCATCATCGCCGCATTCACGGCCATCAACTTCTGGGCCTCCAAGTATTGGGTTTTCTACGATGACCAGGACTGA
- a CDS encoding Gfo/Idh/MocA family protein: MSGALPRIGVAGIHGHGATHVAAARGLEASGRARLAAVADHRPPEADLGDVAVFTDATDMIARADLDVVVLSTPMHTHLPLARAALEAGAHVLLEKPPTPTRADFHALVGASERTGRAVQVGFQSLGSQAVPFVRGLLADGAIGEFTGFGALGTWLRTESYWTRAPWAGRRVLDGSSVVDGAVTNPLAHATATALAVAGATAEDAVSGLRLDLHRANAIEADDTSSFVAGLPGGRTLAGALVLTAPRRSEPCVIVHGSAGRIVLWYTLDLVQVSTPGSNLAWTTSHARTNLLANLVEHAVAGEALLAPLAATGAFMRVLEAVRTADEPRRIDPSYVTRAASPDGDHLVVADVEAWSERVVTEGRTFAELGAPWAVGP, from the coding sequence ATGAGCGGCGCCCTCCCCCGGATCGGCGTCGCGGGCATCCACGGGCACGGCGCCACGCATGTGGCCGCGGCGCGCGGGCTCGAGGCATCCGGTCGCGCCCGCCTCGCCGCGGTCGCCGATCACCGCCCGCCCGAGGCCGACCTCGGCGACGTGGCCGTCTTCACCGACGCAACCGACATGATCGCGCGAGCCGACCTCGACGTCGTAGTGCTGTCGACGCCGATGCACACCCACCTGCCGCTCGCGCGCGCCGCCCTCGAGGCCGGGGCGCACGTGCTGCTCGAGAAGCCGCCGACGCCGACCCGCGCCGACTTCCACGCGCTCGTCGGGGCGTCCGAGCGCACCGGACGCGCCGTGCAGGTGGGGTTCCAGAGCCTCGGCTCGCAGGCGGTGCCCTTCGTGCGCGGGCTCCTCGCCGATGGCGCGATCGGCGAGTTCACGGGCTTCGGGGCGCTCGGCACGTGGCTGCGCACCGAGTCGTACTGGACCCGCGCGCCCTGGGCCGGGCGTCGCGTGCTCGACGGCTCCTCCGTGGTCGACGGCGCCGTGACGAACCCGCTCGCCCACGCCACCGCGACCGCCCTCGCGGTCGCCGGCGCGACCGCGGAGGACGCGGTCTCCGGCCTGCGGCTCGACCTGCACCGCGCGAACGCCATCGAGGCCGACGACACGTCGTCGTTCGTCGCCGGGCTGCCGGGCGGGCGCACCCTGGCGGGGGCGCTCGTGCTCACCGCCCCCCGGCGCAGCGAGCCGTGCGTGATCGTGCACGGCTCGGCGGGGCGCATCGTGCTCTGGTACACGCTCGACCTCGTGCAGGTGTCGACGCCCGGATCGAACCTGGCATGGACCACGTCGCACGCCCGCACGAACCTGCTCGCGAACCTGGTCGAGCACGCGGTGGCCGGCGAGGCACTCCTGGCGCCGCTGGCCGCCACGGGCGCGTTCATGCGCGTGCTCGAGGCCGTGCGCACCGCCGACGAGCCGCGTCGGATCGACCCGTCCTACGTGACCCGCGCCGCCTCGCCCGACGGCGACCACCTCGTGGTGGCCGACGTCGAGGCGTGGAGCGAGCGCGTCGTCACCGAGGGGCGGACCTTCGCCGAGCTCGGCGCGCCCTGGGCCGTCGGTCCCTGA
- a CDS encoding ABC transporter substrate-binding protein — MRLTRHRRWLVPVVAAAAVGLTLTACTGDIADEDAADVDCGPYEQYGTFEGKNVTISGTILDLEADRLVESWSDFETCTGIEIDYQGSSEFEAQIAVLAEGGNAPDIGIVPQPGLLQRLAAGGWLIPASQAVEDNVDEFWSEDWKQYGTVDGTFYAAPLMASIKGYIWYSPSEFEEKGYEIPKTLDELTALSEQIAAEGDHKPWCAGFESGDATGWPGTDWIEDYMLRLHGADVYDQWVTHGIPFNDPKVAEAFDAAGEILRNDEMVNGGIGDVSTIVSEAFQTAGLPILDGECSLHHQASFYETFWNPEGGDENTVASDGTVFAFLMPPVNADDPLSVTGGGEFPVAFRDAEEVEAVRAYLSSDTWANIRVGLGGVISANKGLDPEVASSELLVQSIEILQDDETTFRFDGSDLMPGAVGADSFWKGMVAWITGQSTQDTIDTIEASWPAS; from the coding sequence ATGAGACTCACACGGCATCGCCGATGGCTGGTCCCCGTCGTGGCGGCCGCCGCGGTCGGACTGACGCTCACCGCCTGCACGGGCGACATCGCAGACGAGGACGCCGCCGACGTCGACTGCGGCCCCTACGAGCAGTACGGCACGTTCGAGGGCAAGAACGTCACCATCTCGGGCACCATCCTCGACCTCGAGGCCGACCGCCTCGTCGAGTCGTGGAGCGACTTCGAGACCTGCACCGGCATCGAGATCGACTACCAGGGCTCGAGCGAGTTCGAGGCCCAGATCGCGGTGCTCGCCGAGGGCGGCAACGCACCCGACATCGGCATCGTCCCCCAGCCCGGCCTGCTGCAGCGGCTCGCCGCCGGCGGCTGGCTGATCCCCGCTTCGCAGGCCGTCGAGGACAACGTCGACGAGTTCTGGAGCGAAGACTGGAAGCAGTACGGCACCGTCGACGGCACCTTCTACGCCGCGCCGCTGATGGCGAGCATCAAGGGCTACATCTGGTACTCGCCGAGCGAGTTCGAGGAGAAGGGCTACGAGATCCCGAAGACCCTCGACGAGCTCACCGCGCTCAGCGAGCAGATCGCCGCCGAGGGCGACCACAAGCCGTGGTGCGCCGGCTTCGAATCCGGCGACGCGACCGGCTGGCCGGGCACCGACTGGATCGAGGACTACATGCTGCGCCTGCACGGCGCCGACGTGTACGACCAGTGGGTCACGCACGGCATCCCGTTCAACGACCCGAAGGTGGCCGAGGCGTTCGACGCCGCCGGCGAGATCCTGCGGAACGACGAGATGGTCAACGGCGGCATCGGCGATGTCTCCACGATCGTCAGCGAGGCGTTCCAGACCGCGGGTCTGCCCATCCTCGACGGCGAGTGCTCGCTGCACCACCAGGCCTCGTTCTACGAGACCTTCTGGAACCCCGAGGGCGGCGACGAGAACACCGTGGCCAGCGACGGCACCGTGTTCGCGTTCCTGATGCCTCCGGTGAACGCCGACGACCCGCTGTCGGTCACCGGCGGCGGCGAGTTCCCCGTCGCGTTCCGTGACGCGGAAGAGGTCGAGGCCGTGCGCGCGTACCTCTCGAGCGACACGTGGGCGAACATCCGCGTGGGCCTCGGCGGCGTCATCAGCGCGAACAAGGGGCTCGACCCCGAGGTCGCCTCGAGCGAGCTGCTCGTGCAGTCGATCGAGATCCTGCAGGACGACGAGACCACGTTCCGTTTCGACGGATCCGACCTCATGCCCGGTGCCGTCGGCGCCGACTCCTTCTGGAAGGGCATGGTCGCGTGGATCACGGGGCAGAGCACGCAGGACACCATCGACACGATCGAGGCCAGCTGGCCCGCGAGTTGA
- a CDS encoding MFS transporter — translation MKQPMAVWAVAFAAVVSFMGIGLVDPILPAIANDLHATQVETELLFTTYLAITGLAMFFTSWVSTRIGAKKTLLIGLAVIVVFAALAGASGSVDQIIGFRAGWGLGNALFISTALATIVGAASGGAAAAIVLYEAALGLGIAIGPLLGGLLGSTSWRAPFFGTAVLMAIAFIVIVVMLRTEPERPAPTKLTAPFRALATPGLGVMAAAAVFYNMGFFVLLAWSPFVLEAHGMGSAITLGLIFCGWGVALAITSVWVAPFLTARMRRTTVLKATLPALAVVMLLAWAFAESVPALIALIIVGGLLLGILNTVLTECSMEATDLPRPVASSAYSGVRFIGGAVAPPLAALVAGWFGLATPFAFAAIVVLISAAIVVFGSKALRRADGVEIEELESAEAIALGDAD, via the coding sequence ATGAAGCAGCCGATGGCGGTGTGGGCGGTGGCGTTCGCCGCGGTCGTGTCGTTCATGGGCATCGGCCTGGTCGACCCGATCCTGCCGGCGATCGCGAACGACCTGCACGCGACGCAGGTCGAGACCGAGCTCCTGTTCACGACCTACCTGGCGATCACGGGTCTCGCGATGTTCTTCACGAGCTGGGTGTCGACGCGCATCGGCGCGAAGAAGACGCTGCTCATCGGCCTCGCCGTCATCGTCGTGTTCGCCGCGCTCGCGGGCGCCTCGGGCTCGGTCGACCAGATCATCGGGTTCCGTGCCGGGTGGGGGCTCGGCAACGCGCTGTTCATCTCGACCGCGCTCGCGACGATCGTGGGCGCGGCGTCGGGGGGTGCGGCCGCCGCGATCGTGCTCTACGAGGCGGCGCTCGGCCTCGGCATCGCGATCGGTCCGCTGCTCGGCGGGCTGCTCGGCAGCACGTCGTGGCGCGCACCGTTCTTCGGCACCGCCGTGCTGATGGCGATCGCGTTCATCGTGATCGTCGTCATGCTCCGCACCGAGCCCGAGCGGCCGGCGCCGACCAAGCTCACCGCGCCGTTCCGCGCCCTCGCGACGCCCGGCCTCGGCGTGATGGCCGCAGCGGCGGTGTTCTACAACATGGGCTTCTTCGTGCTGCTGGCGTGGAGTCCGTTCGTGCTCGAGGCGCACGGCATGGGATCGGCGATCACGCTCGGACTCATCTTCTGCGGCTGGGGCGTCGCGCTCGCGATCACCTCGGTCTGGGTCGCGCCCTTCCTGACCGCGCGGATGCGTCGCACCACCGTGCTGAAGGCGACGCTGCCGGCGCTGGCGGTCGTCATGCTGCTGGCGTGGGCGTTCGCCGAATCCGTTCCCGCGCTGATCGCGCTGATCATCGTCGGCGGCCTCCTGCTGGGCATCCTGAACACCGTCCTCACCGAGTGCTCGATGGAGGCGACCGACCTTCCGCGACCGGTCGCGTCGTCGGCCTACTCGGGCGTGCGGTTCATCGGCGGCGCCGTGGCGCCGCCGCTGGCCGCGCTCGTCGCCGGGTGGTTCGGGCTCGCCACGCCGTTCGCCTTCGCCGCGATCGTGGTGCTCATCTCGGCCGCGATCGTCGTGTTCGGGTCGAAGGCGCTCCGCCGCGCCGACGGCGTCGAGATCGAAGAGCTCGAGAGCGCCGAGGCGATCGCACTGGGCGACGCCGACTGA
- a CDS encoding DUF6807 family protein, giving the protein MPKSPRQVTIAQVAEYAGVSQASVSRVLNRNQTVDPTIAAKVRDAVEKLNYSPSQTARNLVSGRSNTVALVVPDLENPMFQGVLKGLSREAALDGYRVLVADTAERVADEEEIAIEARSRCDALVLVSPRMPGDRLEALIARSGPAVVVNRPVAGDPAAELSVDYEHAARTLAEHLASFGHTRIAYLAGPPQAFADRMRRRGLAEVAGRYPGLEILDLAAGSQVEDGYHTADALLASGATAAIAFNDLVALGLLARLREVGVDVPGEISVAGVDDIPLARFSAPALTTMSVPRVEIGAQAWRRLRDAMAGAPATHPLSYRPILEVRQSTGPAPEASGWLSPGRPVLRIGDGIVARYDEGTTIDSVLSPRPFLHPVTTLAGVRVTDSHPTDHLHHFGIGLALPDVNGTSYWGGRTYVQGIGSIMLENQGRQRRDEIAIDGEALTERLTWLDERGEAQLSEVRTLHGRPLRAAGTDAWALGWRSRLTANFGALAFGSPATNGREGAGYGGVFWRFPRWDATVLTRDGEGEDAAHGSRSPWLAVVDAGREVTVLLVQPADGEVLPWFARVAEYLGVGPAVAWDAVRTLPEGGRLALGLDAVLVDRAIADAAVLEALAAAAAPPASAASDAATSAPSA; this is encoded by the coding sequence GTGCCCAAGTCGCCCCGTCAGGTCACCATCGCGCAGGTGGCCGAATACGCCGGCGTCTCGCAGGCATCCGTGTCCCGGGTCCTGAACCGCAACCAGACCGTCGACCCGACGATCGCCGCCAAGGTGCGCGACGCGGTCGAGAAGCTGAACTACTCGCCGAGCCAGACCGCCCGCAACCTCGTGAGCGGGCGCAGCAACACCGTCGCACTCGTCGTGCCCGACCTCGAGAACCCGATGTTCCAGGGCGTGCTGAAGGGTCTCAGCCGCGAAGCGGCGCTCGACGGGTACCGCGTGCTCGTCGCCGATACCGCCGAACGGGTCGCCGACGAGGAGGAGATCGCGATCGAGGCGCGCTCGCGGTGCGACGCGCTCGTCCTGGTCTCGCCGCGCATGCCGGGCGACCGGCTCGAGGCCCTGATCGCCCGGTCGGGGCCGGCCGTCGTGGTGAACCGACCGGTGGCGGGCGACCCCGCGGCCGAGCTCTCGGTCGACTACGAGCACGCCGCCCGCACCCTCGCCGAGCATCTCGCGTCGTTCGGGCACACCCGCATCGCGTATCTCGCCGGGCCGCCGCAGGCGTTCGCCGACCGGATGCGCCGTCGCGGACTCGCCGAGGTCGCCGGCCGCTACCCGGGCCTGGAGATCCTCGACCTCGCCGCAGGCTCGCAGGTCGAGGACGGCTACCACACGGCCGATGCGCTGCTCGCCTCGGGTGCGACGGCCGCGATCGCGTTCAACGACCTCGTCGCGCTGGGCCTGCTCGCCCGTCTGCGCGAGGTCGGCGTCGACGTGCCGGGCGAGATCTCGGTCGCCGGTGTCGACGACATCCCGCTGGCGCGGTTCTCGGCGCCCGCGCTCACCACCATGTCGGTGCCCCGCGTCGAGATCGGCGCCCAGGCCTGGCGGCGCCTGCGCGACGCGATGGCGGGGGCGCCGGCGACGCATCCGCTCTCGTACCGGCCGATCCTCGAGGTGCGCCAGAGCACCGGCCCCGCGCCCGAGGCGTCGGGCTGGCTCAGCCCCGGACGCCCCGTGCTGCGCATCGGCGACGGCATCGTCGCCCGGTACGACGAGGGCACCACGATCGATTCGGTGCTCTCGCCCCGCCCGTTCCTGCACCCGGTCACCACGCTCGCGGGCGTGCGCGTGACCGACAGCCACCCCACCGACCACCTGCACCACTTCGGCATCGGCCTGGCACTGCCGGACGTGAACGGCACCTCGTACTGGGGCGGCCGCACCTACGTGCAGGGCATCGGCTCGATCATGCTCGAGAACCAGGGCCGCCAGCGCCGCGACGAGATCGCGATCGACGGCGAGGCGCTCACCGAGCGGCTGACCTGGCTGGACGAGCGCGGCGAGGCGCAGCTGAGCGAAGTCCGCACGCTGCACGGCCGGCCGCTCCGTGCGGCCGGGACCGACGCGTGGGCGCTCGGCTGGCGGAGCCGGCTCACCGCCAACTTCGGCGCGCTCGCGTTCGGATCGCCGGCCACGAACGGTCGCGAGGGCGCCGGGTACGGCGGCGTCTTCTGGCGGTTCCCCCGGTGGGATGCCACGGTGCTGACCCGCGACGGCGAGGGCGAGGATGCTGCGCACGGCTCGCGGTCCCCGTGGCTCGCGGTGGTCGACGCCGGCCGTGAGGTCACCGTGCTGCTCGTCCAGCCCGCCGACGGGGAGGTCCTGCCGTGGTTCGCACGGGTCGCCGAGTACCTCGGGGTCGGACCGGCGGTCGCCTGGGATGCGGTGCGCACGCTCCCCGAGGGCGGCCGGCTCGCGCTCGGGCTCGACGCCGTGCTCGTCGACCGTGCGATCGCCGACGCCGCCGTGCTGGAAGCGCTCGCGGCGGCGGCCGCGCCGCCGGCATCCGCCGCGTCCGACGCCGCGACCTCGGCTCCCTCGGCATGA
- the rplL gene encoding 50S ribosomal protein L7/L12, whose translation MAKLSTEELLEQFKGLTLIELSEFVKAFEETFEVTAAAPVAVAAPAAGGAGAAAEEVEEKDSFDVVLEAAGDKKIQVIKVVRELTSLGLGEAKAVVDGAPKAVLEGANKETADKAKAALEEAGATVTLK comes from the coding sequence ATGGCGAAGCTGTCCACTGAGGAGCTGCTCGAGCAGTTCAAGGGCCTCACCCTCATCGAGCTCTCGGAGTTCGTGAAGGCGTTCGAGGAGACCTTCGAGGTCACCGCGGCCGCCCCCGTCGCCGTTGCCGCCCCGGCCGCCGGTGGCGCCGGTGCCGCTGCCGAAGAGGTCGAGGAGAAGGACTCGTTCGACGTCGTCCTCGAGGCCGCCGGCGACAAGAAGATCCAGGTCATCAAGGTCGTCCGCGAGCTCACCTCGCTCGGCCTCGGCGAGGCCAAGGCCGTCGTCGACGGTGCTCCCAAGGCCGTGCTCGAGGGCGCGAACAAGGAGACCGCCGACAAGGCGAAGGCCGCCCTCGAGGAGGCCGGCGCAACCGTCACCCTCAAGTAA
- a CDS encoding carbohydrate ABC transporter permease, which translates to MTRTDTMTDPAPLTESVVTGLPTGAVREQRRRRNPLRTPATRMIRHVFLIVAALIMLYPVIWMVASSLRPNDEIFREPGIILDSFEISNYTDGWNALTYPFNVYLLNSGLVVIGSIVGNLVSCSLAAYAFARLEFTGKKFWFAIMLLSIMLPIHVIIVPQYVMFSQLGWVNTFLPLIVPKLLATDAFFIFLMVQFIRGIPRELDEAARIDGAGHPRIFLQIILPLMVPALATTTIFTFIWTWNDFFSQLIFLTKPSLYTVPLALNAFQDAQSSTDFGEMFAMSVVSLIPIFLIFLFGQRFLIKGIATTGIK; encoded by the coding sequence ATGACCAGGACTGACACCATGACCGACCCCGCTCCGCTCACCGAGTCGGTCGTCACCGGGCTCCCCACCGGCGCGGTCCGCGAGCAGCGCCGCCGCCGCAACCCGCTGCGCACGCCCGCCACCAGGATGATCCGCCACGTCTTCCTCATCGTCGCGGCCCTCATCATGCTGTACCCGGTGATCTGGATGGTCGCCAGCTCGCTGCGGCCCAACGACGAGATCTTCCGCGAGCCGGGCATCATCCTCGACAGCTTCGAGATCTCGAACTACACCGACGGCTGGAACGCGCTGACCTACCCGTTCAACGTGTACCTGCTGAACTCGGGGCTCGTCGTCATCGGCAGCATCGTCGGCAACCTGGTGTCATGCTCGCTCGCCGCCTACGCGTTCGCGCGGCTCGAGTTCACCGGCAAGAAGTTCTGGTTCGCCATCATGCTGCTGAGCATCATGCTGCCGATCCACGTGATCATCGTGCCGCAGTACGTGATGTTCTCCCAGCTCGGCTGGGTCAACACCTTCCTGCCGCTGATCGTGCCGAAGCTGCTCGCCACCGACGCGTTCTTCATCTTCCTGATGGTGCAGTTCATCCGCGGCATCCCGCGCGAACTCGACGAGGCTGCGCGCATCGACGGGGCGGGGCATCCGCGCATCTTCCTGCAGATCATCCTGCCGCTGATGGTGCCCGCCCTCGCGACCACCACGATCTTCACCTTCATCTGGACCTGGAACGACTTCTTCAGTCAGCTCATCTTCCTCACCAAGCCGAGCCTCTACACCGTCCCCCTCGCGCTCAATGCGTTCCAGGACGCGCAGAGCTCCACCGACTTCGGCGAGATGTTCGCGATGAGCGTCGTGTCGCTCATCCCGATCTTCCTGATCTTCCTCTTCGGCCAGCGGTTCCTGATCAAGGGCATCGCGACGACGGGGATCAAGTGA
- a CDS encoding MarR family winged helix-turn-helix transcriptional regulator: MTTPEHLPQLLGDLISLSNRLTRLAATATGSTESPAIWRTIAVLRDHGPMRLGELAKASRVSQPTMTKLVHALDERNWVRRIADASDARAWLISVDPRGLAALDAWRQEIIAVVAPQFADLDPNEIDALARATAILRERLERADDRDDRKGSVA, encoded by the coding sequence GTGACGACACCTGAGCACCTCCCGCAGCTGCTCGGAGACCTGATCTCCCTCAGCAACCGCCTCACGCGCCTGGCCGCCACGGCGACCGGCAGCACCGAGTCGCCGGCGATCTGGCGCACCATCGCCGTGCTGCGCGACCACGGGCCGATGCGGCTCGGCGAGCTCGCCAAGGCGAGCCGCGTCAGCCAGCCGACGATGACGAAGCTCGTGCACGCGCTCGACGAACGCAACTGGGTGCGGCGCATCGCCGACGCATCCGATGCGCGGGCCTGGCTCATCAGCGTCGACCCGCGCGGGCTCGCCGCCCTCGACGCGTGGCGCCAGGAGATCATCGCCGTCGTCGCACCGCAGTTCGCCGATCTCGACCCGAACGAGATCGACGCGCTCGCGCGCGCGACCGCCATCCTCCGCGAACGGCTCGAGCGCGCCGACGACCGAGACGACAGAAAGGGGTCCGTCGCGTGA